One Nicotiana tomentosiformis chromosome 4, ASM39032v3, whole genome shotgun sequence genomic window carries:
- the LOC104116538 gene encoding uncharacterized protein, which yields MAHVVKPLMYWPKWHHYLYVRASFIHLVQSPIPLFSSSNARQPPLSTASHSAFRQAHFRAGAAIKSRENSLPLDPSESDSDSDGKSRKSRNEKKREARRAVRWAMDLAKFSPPQIKRILRVASTEQEVLDAVLLVKRLGPDVREGKRRQFNYIGRLLRDVEPELMDGLIQATKDGDQTKFQALSGSELSATEDVDEEVEATDYEDEEDDSEDDTALADRWFDGLINKDVDITKEIYSLREVDFDRQELRGLVRKVQSIREHRSNSDEDEGKVNSDIVRAERSLTRFLRGLAKQLPAE from the exons ATGGCTCATGTAGTTAAGCCTCTAATGTATTGGCCAAAATGGCATCACTATTTATACGTTCGCGCCTCATTCATCCACCTGGTTCAATCACCAATTCCACTCTTCTCGAGCAGCAATGCCCGTCAACCGCCGTTATCCACGGCATCACATTCCGCTTTCCGGCAAGCTCATTTTCGTGCCGGCGCCGCCATCAAATCGCGTGAAAATTCATTGCCTTTGGATCCATCGGAGAGCGACAGTGATTCCGATGGCAAATCAAGGAAGAGTCGCAACGAGAAGAAGCGAGAAGCTCGACGTGCTGTTCGCTGGGCCATGGATTTAGCTAAGTTCTCTCCTCCTCAAATTAAGCGCATTCTCAG AGTGGCTTCGACGGAGCAAGAGGTATTGGACGCCGTCCTGCTAGTCAAG AGACTAGGTCCTGACGTTCGAGAAGGAAAGCGAAGACAATTTAATTACATAG GTAGATTATTGCGGGATGTTGAGCCTGAATTGATGGATGGTTTAATTCAGGCAACAAAAGATGGAGACCAAACTAAATTTCAGGCTTTATCTGGTTCGGAACTTTCGGCTACTGAAGATGTTGATGAAGAAGTTGAAGCGACTGACTATGAGGATGAAGAAGAT GATTCTGAGGATGATACTGCTTTAGCTGATAGATGGTTTGATGGCTTGATCAATAAGGACGTTGACATCACAAAAGAAATCTATTCACTAAGAGAGGTTGATTTTGATCGCCAG GAGTTACGTGGTCTTGTTAGGAAAGTACAATCGATACGAGAACATCGGAGCAATTCAGACGAGGACGAAGGGAAAGTAAATAGTGATATCGTTCGTGCTGAAAGGTCCCTCACCCGTTTCCTTCGAGGCCTAGCCAAGCAGCTTCCAGCTGAATAG
- the LOC104116540 gene encoding thaumatin-like protein 1b, whose product MAQVKVLCLFALFLTATHLLITGVHSSATFTMVNKCQQTIWPGLLSNAGIAPLSTTGFVLQKGESKTINVPSSWGGRFWARTHCTEDSTGKFTCATADCGSGKLECNGGNAAPPATLAEFTLDGSGGMDFFDVSLVDGYNLPMLVVPQGGSGNNCTSTGCVVDLNGACPSELKVTSVGGENVACKSACEAFRQDEYCCAGAYNSPNICKPSSYSMLFKKACPSAYSFAYDDKTSTFTCTGANYLITFCPSPNTSQKSSSNGGQNQNEEPENNNNQSNNNVPSTINGSMVYDGAWDISSASSTTCMHVIRSPAMAGSIALLTAIWQLRHLF is encoded by the exons ATGGCGCAAGTGAAAGTACTCTGTTTGTTTGCTCTGTTTTTAACGGCTACACATCTCCTTATCACAG GTGTACATTCATCTGCAACATTTACAATGGTAAACAAATGCCAGCAAACAATATGGCCAGGATTATTATCCAACGCCGGAATTGCTCCACTTTCAACCACTGGATTTGTTTTACAAAAAGGCGAATCAAAGACTATTAATGTACCCTCTTCATGGGGTGGTCGATTTTGGGCCCGTACACATTGTACAGAAGATTCCACCGGAAAATTCACTTGCGCCACCGCCGATTGTGGCTCCGGTAAGCTAGAATGCAACGGCGGTAACGCAGCTCCGCCGGCTACATTAGCAGAATTCACCCTCGACGGTTCCGGCGGGATGGATTTCTTCGACGTGAGTCTCGTCGATGGGTACAACTTACCAATGCTTGTGGTACCACAAGGTGGTTCAGGTAACAACTGTACAAGCACGGGATGCGTGGTGGATTTGAACGGCGCGTGTCCGTCGGAGCTGAAAGTGACGAGCGTGGGAGGCGAGAACGTCGCGTGTAAGAGCGCGTGTGAAGCTTTCCGGCAAGATGAATACTGCTGCGCCGGCGCGTATAATAGTCCCAACATTTGTAAACCGTCGTCGTATTCGATGTTGTTTAAGAAAGCTTGTCCGAGTGCTTACAGTTTTGCTTACGATGATAAGACAAGTACTTTCACTTGTACTGGCGCTAATTATCTCATCACCTTTTGTCCATCTCCTAACACCAG CCAAAAGTCATCATCGAACGGTGGGCAAAATCAAAATGAAGaacctgaaaataataataacCAAAGCAACAACAATGTACCATCTACGATCAACGGCTCTATGGTATATGATGGTGCATGGGATATCAGTAGTGCATCTTCAACCACGTGCATGCACGTGATTAGGTCACCGGCAATGGCCGGTTCCATCGCCCTATTGACTGCCATCTGGCAATTACGTCACCTCTTCTAA